GTGCTGGAAGCATTGAAAGAAAAGGATTGGAAAATAGGCGGTGAGCCTTCAGGGCACATTGTTTGCCTGGACAAAACCACAACGGGCGATGGCATCATTGCGTCCTTGCAGGTTTTAGCCTGTATGGTTAAACAGGATAAATCGTTAAAAGAGCTCACGGAAGGCATTCAGCTGTTACCGCAAACCCTGATTAACATTAAAACCAGGGATGCCAGTGAACTGGCCAGCCACCCAAACATTACTCATCTGGTTGATGATGTCAGCCGCCAGTTGAATAACAATGGGCGCGTGCTCTTACGCGCATCAGGGACTGAGCCCTTGCTTCGGGTCATGGTAGAAGGCATCGATGAACAGGAAGTGGCGCGTCACGCGCAGTGGTTACGCGATGAAATTATATCCTTTGAAAAGACTGCGCATAAAAATTAACCGTTGCCCTAGGCAGGGCAACTGATTAATTCGTGGTTGGTGGCTTGCAGCAGTTGCGACGAACAAGTCGGTATAAAGAAAAAACGATGCCGATGGTCATTTGCCCTGGGTGAAACCATCCGGAGGAGATAAGTTATAAACTGCGCAAGCATTTCCACGATCTTCAAAAAGCCGCGATGCGTTTGCAGGGTTTCATAACGGGGGTCGACCAGGCATTCCGTCATGTTCTGAAGATCGTCATTTTCCTCATTCGCTTCCGCGATATGGGCTAACTGATGCAGATTGATGGTTGCCTGCTCCAGTAATTTGGCTTCTCGGGGGTGCTTATTCTGCATGCCGGCCTGATGGGCATACAGGTTGTCAAGTCGTGTTTTCAGGGCGGGCGATTTCACCTCGTCGGGCTTTGTGTCCATCACCGGTACCGCAGGCTTCAGTTTAAGCAAAAGCGCGCAATCTTTATCCGGGTGTGGGGCGAGGGTTTGATACGCTTGAAGCACGGCATGTGGCGTTGTCGGATGAGGGTATGCCAATTCGAAATGAATGTCCCTTAACAGTTGAGCTGCCTGATAATAATGTTTTTTGTCATTGGCCTGGGATCGCAGGGCGATAAACAGGTTCTGGTACCAGTGCCTCAAGTCCTGGTCCAGCCCTTGAAGCAGTGGCAGAATGTTCTGGTGCATCCCATCTAGTTTTTGATGGTACTCAATCTCCTGTTTAAGCGGCAAAGGATGATTCTCACTCGGGTCTTCGACTTTGCCATTATCCTGCTCAGACAATAAGGCTTTCAATTGCTTCAGATTTAGTTCGAGCTCTTTCTCCAGCTGGCTCTGTTCAAGGGGCAACTCATGGGGTGGCGGCAGGCGGCCTAACTCTTCCCGCAACTCTTTTTGCCGACGCTTCAACTGAATGGTCCGTAAATTGAGGTCCATCGTGTGGGTATCAGACAAGGTTACCTGCTGCATACGAGCTAAATACTCTTTGCACTGGCTAATTTGCCGAATCAATTCCTCAATACGAATTTTACGGGCCGGGGTTTTCTCCGTCAGCTCTTTAATCTGCGTCGGCGATAACTGAAGTTCATTGCCATGAATAATGTTATTGTGAGTGCGAAGGCGTGTGTTTTCCGAAAGAAGTTCGCTAAGCTCCTGGACCAGTTTCAAGCCCTTGCCTAATAGACTGATGTTACCTGACGCGGCAAGACTGAGCCTGTCAAGCTCCTGCTTTAATTCCAGGCTGCTGTTATTCTGCCCGGAATAGGACGCATCATACGATTGGATAAGCTGAACAATTGTCCGATTGAGTGAATCCGGCGCGGACGCCGTTTGCCCTTCTTTAGGGGCTTCTGGCAACATCGCTTGAGCATCGTCTCTTTTTTTATTGAGTGAATCAATGGTTGATTGCAGTTTGTTCCGTTTGAGCAAAAGCGAAAGGTAGGCATAATGATGCTCCATGCTCTGAACATTCTGGGCGTAGTTCTTATTATTTAACCAGTTCACCCAGGCTAATGGATTTAGACTTGATGTGCTGATGACTTGTTGCCAACCTTTTATGTAAAGCAGGTTCTCCTTGTCCGTTGCTTCATCAAACAAATAGGTCAGATCCCGTTTCACTTCAGCAGGAAGGACAAATTGTTCAATGTCTTTATCCAGCATTTTGAGTGTCTGTTGGGATGCTTCAAGTTCGTCGCTTAACTGCTTAAGGGTACTTGAAAGCTCTTGATGGGATATGGACTCCTTTAAGCGCTGCGAGTAGCGGGTAAACTCCTGAAGATATCGCTCATGCCCGATGATCTGACCTTGAATATTCTCCAGCTCGCTCCTCAGAAGGCGTATGTCGTTGTAAGAGATCAGTGTGATATTGAGCTCTTTTAACTGCCTTTGAATGTCGCTGATTCTTAACCAGTTCCTATTGAGAATGAGTTTGAGATCGTTAAATTTGATGCTGTTCAATTCCCTGGTAAGGGTTTCTTCAAGTCCTGTGATCAACACCTCGCGCTCACGAAGGCCGGTATAAATTGGAAGCGCCAGTATGGGGTCCTTCTGGTATTGTAGTTTGGCATAGATTTCATAGAGTTGCTGATAGGGTTCTTCAAGCTGGCTTTTTATCTTACGTGCCTCAAGATCATGGGACTTGAGACTGTCCCTAATCAGCTGGAGTTCGCTGCGGTTGCGCTTTTTCTCGTCATGGATCGCAGCGATTGCAGCCTGTTTGTCCGCATTGCTTTTCCAGCGTTGCAGCAAGTCCCTGACGTCATGGAGAAACAGCCATAATGCTTTGACTTCCTCAGGGGGGCTGCTCTCTGGATTGAATAAATGATCATAATGGGTGAAAAGAGTATAGAACGAAAGGAAGTTCGTCGGCGGTGATGAGGTAAGAAGTTGAGCTGCCAGGGCTCTGAGTTCCTCTTTCATGCGATTCTCCTGAATACAAATAAGTCAATCCCTGAGTACACCCTGGACTGAAAAGAAGCTCAATTTCTATAATTAACGGAGCAGTTCATAAAAATCAAGCAAAATACTAGGATTTCGAACAACATTAAGGTATATTGCCCCGGTTATTAACTGGAGTGGCAATGAGGAAAAAAATTGTAGCCGGGAACTGGAAAATGAATGGTACAGTCAGCACCATTACCCCGCTGCTCAAAGACCTCATTCAGCAACTGCCTGAATTAAGCCACGGCAGGGAATGTGCCGTGATGCCGCCCGCGATTTACCTGCCTCTGGTGCAGGCGCTTCTGCAGGACAGCTGCATTAGCTGGGGCGCGCAGAATGTTTACCCGGCGAACACGGGCGCTTATACGGGTGAACTTTCCAGCACAATGCTTAACGATTACCAATGCCGGTATGTGTTGGTAGGTCATTCGGAGAGAAGGCAACTTTTCGGAGAAAGCGAAAAATTTGTTGCTGATAAATACCACCATGTAAAAGATCATGGTATGATACCCGTTCTTTGCGTGGGCGAGACGCTTGAGGAGCGCCAGCAAGGAAAAACGAAAGACGTATTGACCCGTCAGATTTTAGCCGTAGCTAAAGAAGACTCGGCTTGTTTTGGCAATGCAGTCATCGCTTATGAACCCGTATGGGCAATAGGCACCGGTCAAACAGCGAGCCCTGAGCAAGCTCAGGAAATGCACGGGTTTATTAGAGAATTAGTGAGCGAATTCAGCAAGGAAGACGCTGCTGCATTACCGCTGCTATATGGCGGAAGTGTAAATGACAAAAATGCAGCCTCGTTGTTTTCCATGCCGGATGTCGACGGTGGTTTAATTGGTGGTGCATCCCTTAATGCACAACAGTTTGTGGAAATTGTTAAATGTATCAATTAATTTTAATCATTCATGTGCTGGTCGCCTTGGTCCTGATTGGACTGGTGTTGATACAGCATGGAAAAGGCGCCGATATTGGTGCTGCGTTTGGTTCAGGCGCATCAAATACCGTTTTCGGCAGCCAGGGTACCGGAGGATTTCTGTTCAAATTGACCGGCGGATTGGCATTGACATTTTTTGTGACAAGTTTGTTCCTGTCCTATATGGTATCCACACAATACCAAAAGGCAGAACAACAAGCCATTCCTCAACCAATCAGCGCGCCAAATAACGCGATTCCGGTGCCGGTTGATAGCAGTAAAAACGGAAAAGAATAACTAAATATGCCGAAGTGGTGGAATTGGTAGACACGCCGTCTTGAGGGGGCGGTGGCGTAAGCCGTGCCGGTTCGAGTCCGGCCTTCGGCACCATTTATCCGAGCGATATGAATGATGCTATCACAATACTTGCCAATATTAGTTTTTATTATCATAGCCCTGGCTTTAGGCATTGCTATGATTACTGCCGCGTCATTGTTTTCCAAACATCAACCGGATTCAGCCAAGAACGCGCCCTATGAGTGCGGCTTTAATGCGTTTGAAAGTTCCCACATCCCTTTTGATGTCAGATTTTATCTGGTTGCTATACTTTTTATTATCTTTGATCTGGAAACTGCTTTTTTCTTCCCCTGGGCCTTGGTATTGCGTGAGATAGGTTGGTTTGGTTTCTCAGCGATGATGATCTTTCTCGGCCTGCTGGTCATTGGCTTTATCTACGAATGGAAGCGGGGCGCTCTTGAATGGGAATGATTTGTTTTTATCAATCCCGCGTGGAGTCCTGTGGCGGCGTGTTATTAAACCAAGATATATTATTTTAGAGGCTTGCTATGGCTGTTGCAGAATTGCAAAAAACGGGCTTTGTCACAACCTCCGTTGAGAAACTGGTGGGTTGGGCGCGCAGCGGTTCGATGTGGCCGATGACGTTTGGCCTGGCCTGTTGCGCAGTAGAGATGATGCATGTGGGTGCTGCCCGCTATGATTTGGACCGCTTTGGGATTATTTTCAGACCCAGTCCCCGGCAATCGGATGTCATGATTGTTGCCGGTACCCTGTGCAACAAAATGGCACCTGCCCTCCGTAAGGTCTATGACCAAATGCCTGAACCCCGCTGGGTCATTTCCATGGGGTCATGTGCTAATGGCGGGGGTTATTACCATTATTCCTATTCGGTCGTGCGGGGTTGTGATCGCATTGTACCGGTTGATGTGTATGTACCGGGCTGTCCTCCAACGGCTGAAGCGCTTCTTTACGGCATTATCCAGTTACAGAATAAAATCAGGCGTAAACCTGTAATAGAAGCATAACGAGCACAGGTATCTATCGATGACTAAACTGACTAGCTTGGCCGAAAAAATAAACACTGAATTGGCTCATTTGATTGACTCCATCGATGTGGCAACGCATGAAATTACGATTGAATGCAGTCCCGCACACGTAAAGCAGGTCCTGGAGCAGTTGAAGGAGCATGAGCATTTTGCATTCGATCAGCTGATGGATGTTTGTGCCGTGGATTACCTCGATTACGGTTCCTATGACTGGGAAACCGAAGCAGCCACTGAAAGCGGCTTTTCCCGTGGCGTGGAGGCGCATGAAGCCAGAGCCTTTGTCTTTGATAAACCTCGCTTTGCTGTAGTCTATCACCTGCTCTCAACAGCCAAAAACCAACGCGTTCGTGTCAAAGTATTTCTTGATGAGCATAATCTGGTTATTCCATCGGTCCATGAACTATGGAAGTCAGCCAACTGGTTTGAGCGTGAAGCTTACGACTTATTTGGTATTCTTTTCTCCGGTCATCCTGATCTTAGACGTCTGCTGACGGATTATGGATTCATCGGTCACCCGTTCCGCAAGGACTTCCCTTTGATTGGTGAGGTTGAAATGCGTTACGACGCACGTCAACAAAAAGTCGTGTATGAGCCGGTCAGCATAGAACCCCGAATCCTGGTACCCAAGGTAATACGCAACGACAACCGTTATCTTGATAACCATGGAGTGAGCCATGATTGAATTAAAAAATTATACGCTTAACTTTGGCCCCCAGCATCCTGCTGCCCATGGTGTATTACGCCTGGTTCTTGAGCTTGAGGGGGAGACCATCGTCCGTGCGGATCCGCACATTGGTTTGTTGCATCGTGCGACTGAAAAGTTGGCCGAGTCAAAACCTTACCTGCAAAACATTGGCTACATGGACAGGCTTGATTACGTGTCCATGATGTGTAATGAGCATGCCTACGTGCTGGCCATTGAAAAATTATTGGGCATTGAAGCGCCGGTGCGTGCTCAATACATCCGCACCCTGTTTGATGAAGTAACACGGGTTCTTAACCATTTGCTCTGGTTAGGTGCCAGTGCTCTGGATATTGGCGCCATGACAGTCTTTTTGTACTGTTTCCGTGAGCGGGAAGATTTGTTTGACTGCTACGAGGCCGTGTCCGGCGCCCGTATGCACGCCAAGTACTATCGGCCTGGCGGCGTTGCCCGTGATCTTCCTGACAGCATGCCGCAATACAAGGCATCCCGATGGCACAATGAGCGGGAAGTGGAAAAAATGAACGAAAATCGTCAGGGAAGCCTGCTTGATTTTCTCTGGGCTTTTACTGAGCGTTTTCCAAAGTGCGTGGATGAGTACGAAACATTATTAACCGATAACCGAATCTGGAAACAGCGCACGGTAGATATCGGTGTGGTTTCCCCTGAGGATGCCCTGCAATGGGGGTTCAGCGGCCCCATGCTGCGTGCCTCCGGTATTGCCTGGGATTTGCGTAAAAAACAGCCTTATGCTGCCTATGATCAGGTCGATTTCGATATACCGGTCGGCAAAACCGGTGACTGCTATGATCGTTACCTGGTGCGCGTCGAGGA
This region of Legionella taurinensis genomic DNA includes:
- the tpiA gene encoding triose-phosphate isomerase, encoding MRKKIVAGNWKMNGTVSTITPLLKDLIQQLPELSHGRECAVMPPAIYLPLVQALLQDSCISWGAQNVYPANTGAYTGELSSTMLNDYQCRYVLVGHSERRQLFGESEKFVADKYHHVKDHGMIPVLCVGETLEERQQGKTKDVLTRQILAVAKEDSACFGNAVIAYEPVWAIGTGQTASPEQAQEMHGFIRELVSEFSKEDAAALPLLYGGSVNDKNAASLFSMPDVDGGLIGGASLNAQQFVEIVKCIN
- the secG gene encoding preprotein translocase subunit SecG, giving the protein MYQLILIIHVLVALVLIGLVLIQHGKGADIGAAFGSGASNTVFGSQGTGGFLFKLTGGLALTFFVTSLFLSYMVSTQYQKAEQQAIPQPISAPNNAIPVPVDSSKNGKE
- a CDS encoding NADH-quinone oxidoreductase subunit A → MLSQYLPILVFIIIALALGIAMITAASLFSKHQPDSAKNAPYECGFNAFESSHIPFDVRFYLVAILFIIFDLETAFFFPWALVLREIGWFGFSAMMIFLGLLVIGFIYEWKRGALEWE
- a CDS encoding NuoB/complex I 20 kDa subunit family protein, with amino-acid sequence MAVAELQKTGFVTTSVEKLVGWARSGSMWPMTFGLACCAVEMMHVGAARYDLDRFGIIFRPSPRQSDVMIVAGTLCNKMAPALRKVYDQMPEPRWVISMGSCANGGGYYHYSYSVVRGCDRIVPVDVYVPGCPPTAEALLYGIIQLQNKIRRKPVIEA
- a CDS encoding NADH-quinone oxidoreductase subunit C, which translates into the protein MTKLTSLAEKINTELAHLIDSIDVATHEITIECSPAHVKQVLEQLKEHEHFAFDQLMDVCAVDYLDYGSYDWETEAATESGFSRGVEAHEARAFVFDKPRFAVVYHLLSTAKNQRVRVKVFLDEHNLVIPSVHELWKSANWFEREAYDLFGILFSGHPDLRRLLTDYGFIGHPFRKDFPLIGEVEMRYDARQQKVVYEPVSIEPRILVPKVIRNDNRYLDNHGVSHD
- a CDS encoding NADH-quinone oxidoreductase subunit D codes for the protein MIELKNYTLNFGPQHPAAHGVLRLVLELEGETIVRADPHIGLLHRATEKLAESKPYLQNIGYMDRLDYVSMMCNEHAYVLAIEKLLGIEAPVRAQYIRTLFDEVTRVLNHLLWLGASALDIGAMTVFLYCFREREDLFDCYEAVSGARMHAKYYRPGGVARDLPDSMPQYKASRWHNEREVEKMNENRQGSLLDFLWAFTERFPKCVDEYETLLTDNRIWKQRTVDIGVVSPEDALQWGFSGPMLRASGIAWDLRKKQPYAAYDQVDFDIPVGKTGDCYDRYLVRVEELRQSNRIMRQCIEWLRKNPGPVRLEDHKITPPRRVEMKHDMEALIHHFKLYTEGFSLPRGEVYSAVEAPKGEFGIYLVSDGANKPYRLKIRAPGFAHLAGYDEMVRGHMLADGVAILASQDIVFGEIDR